CGACAATGATAGCTCGCTTCACGTGTGGGACTCTGGGCTTCCCCTCCTTAGTGACCGTAACAATAAAAACGAGTCCGCTTCTCCTCGAGCAGGTTTGAGCGATTGCGTCGGGAACGCGAGCGGTGGGGACGGTGACGCGCACCAGAACCAACCAACCCCCTCCCCGTGGAAAAAATGTGGTTGTCAAATAGAAGCCGGCTGACGTCTGTCAGAGTTAATAATTTCAGAGAACGTACACTATCCTTTTGCATTCTATTCAAATGTGGGTTCATTGTTAGTGTGTTAATATTTTTTTTGACTTCACCCTAAACGATTAACAGTACAGGCTACAATAAAGCCGCGACAAGCGTAAAAGCTTTACGTTCCATGTAAGTGCAACGACAGTATGGCCAGACATTATATCTTAGGATACAACACTGTAACATTGAAACACTGATGCACCGGATAGTGCCTACAGGAGGCGCGCTAGTCAATACACTCCCGTTTTTTGTCGGTGACAAAAATAAAACGCAGCCTATGCAAGTGCTACCTCCGGTAACGAGGTGCGTTCGTCTGGTTACTCCTGGCGACAGGCAGGCTGGTAGGCAGAGTATGGGGGCGCTGTTGTCGATCTGAAGTCAGTGTGTGAGGTCGCATTACTATGGAAACTGGTAAACTCATATGTGAGGCACTCCGGTAGTGGGCTCAGAACGAAAATAAACGAAAGCCTTCAAAGGAATGCAAACGTGCAGCCGAAAAACTTGCGACTTTTCTCTCCTTTCGACTCGACAGCCGTCGGAACAAATCAGAGGTAAGTGTGACATCCACCACAGGTGTTAAAACTCACTGTGTATAAGCAGTTGTTCAAATTAACAATCGTCAGATAGGTGTGGGAGCGGTCGGTTGATTGACATCATTGTTGGGGTTGTTTATTTCACAGCAGTAATCTAGTTCCTCTCCCTGAGTAACTTAGCCAACCCTGTGCATAATGAATGCTACACACTGCACGATAAGACAACAAAACTATCGACCTATAACAggaatacagaatacagaagCCTGAAAAGAGGTTATAGTAATAATACAGAAGCCTGAAAAGAGGTTATAGTAAATGAGGTGATGGTGGTAAATGAGAACTATTGTTAAATGCCTTGAATGGCACATATTAGTTTGGAGAGGCTTGATGCACTGTAGGCTACTTGTGTGGTTCTAGActcaagaagaagagacagagagataacgGTTTTGTTTTGCCAGATCTGATCAGAGGTAATCCTGTCCAAATCCCAAAGATGCCATTTGCAGGTACCAGAACGATGAGTGCACCAAAAAAACTACAGACCAAACTAAGCACTTGGACTCCACTCAACCATCAGCTGTCCAACAACAATGTAGGCATCATCATCACAGGTCTATTACCAGGCAGACAGTGTTGCTGGTCTTATTCACACATGTGTGCTCTTTTTCTTTGTAGATTTTTGAAGAAAGAAGGCTTCTACTCAGGAAATGGGTGAGGATGTCCTGCAATTGAAACTGCAATGAAGATGTTATAAAGTTTGTGGTAGGGAGGTCTGCTGTTTGATATTTCTGACTTGGAGGTATCCCATCTGGCTGATTTCACTATATTTTCACTCAGGTAGGCCTAATACCCCTCTGAGATTGTAGAGATGGCCAATAGATTTTAAGCATAGTCATATGTGTATAAAGTATTTATACAAAAAGCTCCTGGAAACAGATAAAAGCAGTATAAAGCTTTTATGAAGTCTTGTGCTCAATCCTTAGGGTTCACTGCTCTTCTGTGGTGGAAGTCATCACAGAGAACTTTAGGGAATACAAGCAAACATCAAAAATCCCACAGTGTTTTATTAAAGCTTCGCGGCTGTCCAACCACCCCATTACATTGTATGAGAGATATATGTTTGGTGCACATTATGGACCAGGCCCATAGCACACAGCAGAGATTTCTAAAGCACCACACACGGTCTTGTCCATGACTCTCAGCTTTACAGCGAGCCACATGATTGTAATGCTGTACAGTTTTTGGTACTGTACTACAGGTTACGGTTCATTGTGTTGATATATTGTAAATTGCACACAACTACCAGTACTCAACATGGATATTCAGCATATACACAAATGTAGAACAGTAATAGCCTATAAAGGAAAATACAATGGGATGATTTAGATGTGCTGGACTGTTGGGAAGATTTAGACCACTAAAAACGTTTTGcatctctcctgtcctgtccagtTTGATAAGTGGACGGAGGGGCAGCGTAAGCTGGTGCTGCAGGACTTCCTGTCCGGATGCTCCCCAGCCCAACTCAGGCACCTGAAGGAGAACCTGAGTTGCCTTGTTCCAGAGCAGGTTATGAACTTCACCACTGTTCTGCCCAGGGTCCTGTCATTGTATATTTTCTCCTTCCTGGACCCCAGGAGTCTCTGCAGATGTGCCCAGGTACCAGCTACTGTATGTGGTACCTAAAAGATCATTGAATTGCACTGTGCAACTTGCCATTGGTTGTGTTGAAGTGCACATGTACTCTGGTTGTATAGCCTGGTCACGGTGCATCACAATAGTGCAATGCAATGCAGTACAtgcatgagtacacacacacacacacacacacacatcacacacacacacacacacacacacacacacacacacacacacacacacacacacacacacacaattgaagaGGCTATTTCATTCAGTCCATCGTGCTTTCAGTGGGGCATAAGCATTCTCAACACTAGAAGAGCTCCCTCTCAACTGCATActtgtgttttcgtgtgtgtgtgtgtctgttagcctgtctgttgcatgtgtgaTCTGATTGTCGAATGCCCTCTGTTGGCTGGGTAGGTTAGCTGGCACTGGAAGAGTATCGTGGAGCTGGACCAGTTATGGATGCCCAAAAGTCTGCGACTGGGTTGGTGCATCAACTTTACCCCCACACCATTTGAACAGGGTGTGTGGAAGCGCCACTATATAGAGACAGTAAAGGACCTTCATGTCAGCAAACCTAAGGTGAGAATGGAGGTTTTCATTTGATGACTATGATACCTAATCAGATGCGACATTTATTCTCACCTGAGTTTAAATCAACAATATCACTTTGATAACATGTTTATAAAAAGCTAATAACGTCTTAAAAGCCATACATTTGATCCTCCTTTTGATAGATTTCCAGAGAAAGAATTTGGACATTAATGTTAAACAGGCACAGAAATAGATATTCAAATGTTTACACTTGCAAGCTAATATTAAGCATTCAAGAGAATAACATGTGATATGAATAGTATGTGTCATATCTTGACCATTGGCTTCTATTATCCCACTTTGAAAATTAGCAACAGTCACATCAAGTCACTGcttagatgtgtgtgagtagatAGACAAAGCAGTCAGGGTACCACTAAACGTCATTTCTAACTGTAAACGATGGGTGTAAGTTAGATCCAACTGAAATTTAGCTGAGCCGATACAAACTTACAGTTAACTTCTGAGACAATAAACAAGTTTATCAACGTAGTTTAAAAACTAGAGAAAATAGACATAAAATCAGTTCATTATTTCATATACTTCCAGAGAAGTAGTAAAAGACACCTTGTTGAAGGGGACACATCCTGTTAAGTCTATGATTTTGAAGTACACCTTAAAGTGTATTCCTACAATATACTAGTTTCTGATAGGGTTCCAATGTTGAAATTGTCCATCCAGGTCTTGAAGGGGGCTAACAACTTATGTGACAtaagggaagtgtgtgtgcttcctgtcTCTAACTATCCCTCACTGTGTCTACGCAGACTCCAGTGAAGGATGAGTTTGTTGTTCCCGAGGTACGGGCGATTGGCCAGGAGGAGGACCAACCCAGAGAAGCACGGTCCAGAAAGGGTGTGGCTGGGGCTCCAACAGGACTTCCGCCATGGAGGCATGCCGACAGACACCCCACCGACACCGTACGCTTCAACTACTTAGAGAACCCTGACCCTATCGAACAGGCTCGACTAGCGTAAGAAACGTTGGCTGGTTGGGAATGCAGGCTTCTGTAATGCTGCGCCTGAATATGAAGTGTGGAGCATGTCCATCTCTCACTAATGCACCAGTGTGTCATGTACAACACGTGTTCTGTTCTGACTTTGAATTGTTTATGAACTCTGTGATGTAATTGATGGAGAGTGGTACTTAGCAATACTTAATTTCCCTCATTCGTGAAGTGAGTTTAAAAAGTGAACTACTCAGCTTTCCTGTAA
Above is a genomic segment from Clupea harengus chromosome 15, Ch_v2.0.2, whole genome shotgun sequence containing:
- the fbxo16 gene encoding F-box only protein 16 isoform X1; this encodes MQTCSRKTCDFSLLSTRQPSEQIRDLIRGNPVQIPKMPFAGTRTMSAPKKLQTKLSTWTPLNHQLSNNNIFEERRLLLRKWFDKWTEGQRKLVLQDFLSGCSPAQLRHLKENLSCLVPEQVMNFTTVLPRVLSLYIFSFLDPRSLCRCAQVSWHWKSIVELDQLWMPKSLRLGWCINFTPTPFEQGVWKRHYIETVKDLHVSKPKTPVKDEFVVPEVRAIGQEEDQPREARSRKGVAGAPTGLPPWRHADRHPTDTVRFNYLENPDPIEQARLARAKGKRVNLSMALQESNNKKKALSASAYKLRKAKSLMFLSLDLKTREQRRPGWAVRSTDQYPVDKDTAVQLAHSSQWNAGICPAPVHPPVPRLSEEGLRASRRPQRNSPSKGKV
- the fbxo16 gene encoding F-box only protein 16 isoform X2, producing MPFAGTRTMSAPKKLQTKLSTWTPLNHQLSNNNIFEERRLLLRKWFDKWTEGQRKLVLQDFLSGCSPAQLRHLKENLSCLVPEQVMNFTTVLPRVLSLYIFSFLDPRSLCRCAQVSWHWKSIVELDQLWMPKSLRLGWCINFTPTPFEQGVWKRHYIETVKDLHVSKPKTPVKDEFVVPEVRAIGQEEDQPREARSRKGVAGAPTGLPPWRHADRHPTDTVRFNYLENPDPIEQARLARAKGKRVNLSMALQESNNKKKALSASAYKLRKAKSLMFLSLDLKTREQRRPGWAVRSTDQYPVDKDTAVQLAHSSQWNAGICPAPVHPPVPRLSEEGLRASRRPQRNSPSKGKV